The Pseudoalteromonas rubra region CATTAAATTCAATACAAAAATACAATGTGTTTGCGAGCTCTTTGTATAGCCGCGCGACATTTTTAAACCGGGCCTCAGAGTAACCGTTAAGCTCTATCAAGCCTGTTTCTGATTCCAGCTCATTAAGCGCTCCGACGATAGATTCAACATCATCTTCTTCAATTGGGCTGTCCGCCCAAAAATCTTCAGCAGTCAGCGCTTGCTTGTTCAATCGCTGATCTGTGCCTCCTTCTGATGGTTCGTCCAGGTCAAAAAACAGCTCATCGAAACTGTTTTCATCAGGTTCCTGATACGGAAAAGCTTCCTGAAATAGCTCAACATTGTCTTTCAGGTGCAATCTGCCGTTTAACAACTTAGCACTTCTTTTTAAGGCCCGAAGCACAGAGTCAGAAGCATCGCCAAAGCGATTACCCTGACGCGCTGAATCCTGATAAAACTGTTTAAAGACATCGGTTGATTCACGTATTTGCCTGACCAGACGACGCATGTTCGTCAGGTCTTTTTGCAACGAAATATAATGAGTGACCTCTCCTGCCTCATTGGTGATTGCCGAGATATTCCACTCCACTGGATAC contains the following coding sequences:
- a CDS encoding PAS domain-containing protein; the encoded protein is MNTNDPSMEETLFFGQLLENSSPIELLKQILMRSHHAIVVTDADRNHGYRIVYANRVFCRHTGYELAELIGQSTAILQGPKSNRRVLARLSPALEENGYFYGSSVNYRKDGSMYPVEWNISAITNEAGEVTHYISLQKDLTNMRRLVRQIRESTDVFKQFYQDSARQGNRFGDASDSVLRALKRSAKLLNGRLHLKDNVELFQEAFPYQEPDENSFDELFFDLDEPSEGGTDQRLNKQALTAEDFWADSPIEEDDVESIVGALNELESETGLIELNGYSEARFKNVARLYKELANTLYFCIEFNDGALMIDEVAERLDSQATDPSFPIEFLLMFNKDISSWLNDVFVERKADNVFAGESNAIMAGEQLLSLIGGQ